In Pseudomonas nunensis, a single window of DNA contains:
- a CDS encoding LysR family transcriptional regulator, which yields METFSSIECFVRSAEVGSFAEAARRLSLTPAAVGKSVAKLEARLGVRLFQRSTRSLTLTEAGQLFLSEVSASLHTIQNAVANLASAEGRPAGTLKVSMGTVFGRLYIVPLLGEFLKRFPAINPDWHFDNRQVDLIAQGFDAAIGGGFELPQGVVARKLTPAHRVLVASAEYLAGREAIVEPDDLKSCDGILIRSPQTGRVRSWQLTSRAQQHSPLMLKARMTMSDSEAACATAAQGLGIALVSMPFAVGYLEAGTLQRVLPDWYVDDGNISIYYAEHKLLPGKTRAFVDFIIEQFAERGLGERFSAI from the coding sequence ATGGAAACCTTCAGCAGTATCGAATGCTTCGTGCGCAGCGCCGAGGTTGGCAGCTTCGCCGAAGCCGCCCGGCGCCTGAGCCTGACCCCGGCGGCCGTGGGCAAGAGCGTCGCCAAACTGGAAGCGAGACTGGGTGTGCGGTTGTTTCAACGCAGCACCCGTAGCCTGACGTTGACCGAAGCCGGTCAGTTATTTTTGAGCGAAGTCAGCGCCAGCCTGCACACCATTCAAAACGCCGTGGCCAACCTCGCGAGTGCCGAAGGGCGCCCGGCAGGCACGCTGAAAGTCAGCATGGGCACGGTGTTCGGGCGGTTATATATCGTGCCGTTACTGGGGGAGTTTCTAAAACGCTTTCCGGCGATCAACCCGGACTGGCATTTCGATAATCGCCAGGTCGATCTGATTGCACAGGGTTTTGATGCGGCGATTGGCGGCGGATTCGAACTGCCTCAGGGCGTGGTGGCGCGCAAGTTGACACCGGCGCATCGGGTGCTGGTGGCATCTGCCGAGTATCTGGCAGGGCGAGAGGCGATCGTCGAACCTGACGACCTCAAATCGTGCGACGGGATTCTGATCCGTTCACCGCAAACCGGTCGCGTGCGCTCCTGGCAACTGACCAGTCGCGCTCAGCAACACAGCCCGTTGATGCTCAAGGCGCGGATGACCATGAGTGATTCGGAGGCGGCATGTGCCACGGCGGCTCAGGGTTTGGGGATTGCGCTGGTGAGCATGCCGTTTGCCGTGGGTTATCTGGAGGCCGGGACGTTGCAACGGGTTTTGCCGGACTGGTACGTCGACGATGGCAATATTTCGATCTATTACGCGGAGCACAAATTGTTGCCGGGCAAGACCCGGGCGTTTGTGGATTTCATTATTGAGCAGTTTGCGGAGCGGGGGTTGGGGGAGCGGTTCAGTGCGATTTGA
- the prpB gene encoding methylisocitrate lyase has protein sequence MSSNKSTPGQRFRDAVASEHPLQVVGAINANHALLAKRAGFKAIYLSGGGVAAGSLGVPDLGITGLDDVLTDVRRITDVCDLPLLVDVDTGFGSSAFNVARTVKSMSKFGAAAIHIEDQVGAKRCGHRPNKEIVSLQEMVDRIKAAVDARTDDSFVIMARTDALAVEGLESALDRAAACIEAGADMVFPEAITELDMYKLFANRVKAPILANITEFGATPLFTTEQLAAADVSLVLYPLSAFRAMNKAAENVYTAIRRDGTQQNVIDTMQTRMELYDRIDYHTFEQKLDALFAAKK, from the coding sequence ATGAGTTCCAACAAGAGCACTCCAGGCCAGCGTTTCCGCGATGCGGTCGCCAGCGAGCATCCTTTGCAGGTGGTCGGCGCGATCAACGCCAACCACGCGCTGCTGGCCAAGCGCGCCGGTTTCAAGGCGATCTACCTGTCGGGTGGCGGGGTGGCTGCCGGCTCTCTCGGCGTACCGGACTTAGGGATCACCGGCCTGGATGACGTGCTGACCGACGTGCGCCGCATCACCGACGTCTGCGACCTGCCGCTGCTGGTGGACGTGGACACCGGTTTCGGTTCCTCGGCGTTCAACGTCGCGCGCACCGTCAAGTCGATGAGCAAGTTCGGCGCGGCGGCGATTCATATCGAAGACCAGGTCGGCGCCAAGCGCTGCGGTCACCGTCCTAATAAAGAGATCGTGTCGCTGCAGGAAATGGTCGACCGCATCAAAGCCGCCGTCGATGCCCGTACCGATGACAGCTTCGTGATCATGGCGCGCACCGATGCGTTGGCCGTTGAAGGTCTGGAATCTGCCTTGGACCGCGCTGCCGCGTGTATCGAGGCCGGCGCCGACATGGTCTTTCCGGAAGCCATCACCGAACTGGACATGTACAAGCTGTTCGCCAACCGCGTGAAAGCGCCGATCCTGGCCAACATCACCGAGTTCGGTGCGACGCCGTTGTTCACCACCGAGCAACTCGCCGCGGCCGACGTGTCGCTGGTGCTATACCCATTGTCGGCGTTCCGCGCGATGAACAAGGCAGCGGAAAACGTCTACACCGCGATCCGCCGCGACGGCACGCAACAGAACGTGATCGACACCATGCAAACCCGCATGGAGCTTTACGATCGCATCGACTACCACACCTTCGAGCAGAAGCTCGATGCGTTGTTTGCCGCGAAAAAATGA
- a CDS encoding aspartate/glutamate racemase family protein, producing MRILVVNVNTTESITQAIARQAQSVAAPGTEIVGLTPYFGADSIEGNFESYLAAIAVMDRVMSYDQPFDAVIQAGYGEHGREGLQELLNVPVVDITDAGASTAMFLGHAYSVVTTLDRTVPLIEDRLKLSGLWDRCASVRASGLAVLELESDPQRALEAIVRQAELAVLEDKAEVICLGCGGMAGLDEQIRQRTGVPVVDGVTAAVTIAESLVRLGLSTSKVRTYATPRPKTIIGWPGRFGR from the coding sequence ATGCGAATTCTCGTGGTCAACGTCAACACCACCGAATCCATCACCCAGGCCATCGCCCGCCAGGCCCAGTCCGTGGCTGCGCCCGGCACTGAAATCGTCGGCCTGACGCCGTATTTTGGTGCCGATTCCATCGAAGGCAATTTCGAAAGTTACCTGGCGGCCATCGCGGTGATGGACCGGGTCATGTCCTACGACCAACCCTTCGACGCGGTGATCCAGGCTGGTTATGGCGAACACGGTCGCGAAGGTTTGCAGGAATTGCTCAACGTGCCCGTGGTGGATATCACCGATGCTGGCGCCAGCACCGCGATGTTCCTCGGCCACGCCTACTCGGTCGTCACCACTCTGGACCGCACCGTGCCGCTGATCGAGGATCGCCTGAAGTTGTCGGGGTTGTGGGATCGTTGTGCGTCAGTGCGCGCCAGTGGTTTAGCGGTGCTGGAGCTGGAATCCGATCCGCAGCGCGCGCTGGAGGCGATTGTTCGCCAGGCGGAATTGGCCGTGCTGGAAGATAAAGCCGAGGTGATTTGCCTGGGTTGCGGCGGCATGGCCGGGCTCGATGAGCAGATCCGCCAACGCACCGGCGTGCCGGTGGTGGATGGCGTGACGGCGGCGGTGACCATTGCTGAATCGCTGGTGCGGTTGGGGTTGTCGACGTCGAAGGTGCGGACTTATGCGACACCGCGGCCGAAGACGATTATTGGGTGGCCGGGGCGGTTTGGCCGGTAG
- the thrH gene encoding bifunctional phosphoserine phosphatase/homoserine phosphotransferase ThrH yields the protein MEIACLDLEGVLVPEIWIAFAEKTGIESLRATTRDIPDYDVLMKQRLRILDEHGLKLSDIQEVIATLQPLDGAIEFVNWLRERFQVVILSDTFYEFSQPLMRQLGFPTLLCHRLITDDAGRVTSYQLRQKDPKRQSVLAFKSLYYRVIAAGDSYNDTTMLGEADAGILFHAPDNVIREFPQFPAVHSFEDLKQEFIKASNRALSL from the coding sequence GTGGAAATTGCCTGTCTGGATCTTGAAGGTGTGCTGGTCCCGGAAATCTGGATCGCCTTCGCCGAAAAAACCGGAATCGAATCCCTCAGGGCCACCACCCGGGACATTCCCGACTACGACGTGCTGATGAAGCAGCGCCTGCGGATCCTTGATGAGCATGGCCTGAAGCTCTCGGACATTCAGGAAGTAATCGCCACGCTGCAACCGCTGGACGGCGCCATCGAGTTCGTCAACTGGCTGCGTGAACGCTTCCAGGTGGTGATCCTGTCGGACACGTTCTATGAGTTTTCCCAGCCGCTGATGCGTCAACTCGGCTTCCCGACCTTGCTGTGCCATCGCCTGATTACCGACGATGCCGGACGGGTGACCAGCTATCAGTTGCGTCAGAAAGATCCCAAGCGTCAGTCGGTTTTGGCCTTCAAGAGCCTTTATTACCGGGTGATTGCGGCGGGGGATTCCTACAACGACACGACGATGCTGGGCGAGGCGGATGCCGGGATTCTGTTCCATGCGCCGGACAACGTGATTCGCGAATTCCCGCAGTTCCCGGCGGTGCACAGCTTTGAGGATTTGAAGCAGGAATTTATCAAGGCTTCGAATCGCGCTTTGAGTTTGTAG
- a CDS encoding ATP-dependent zinc protease, with translation MRLKPFPTFLYFLFLPGVAAAGEKTVYGLNEYASLNGIDLEVAAKLDTGAKTASLSARDIKRFKRNGESWVRFYLAIDAAHSHPIERPLARVSKIKRRAGDYDPEEGKKYTARPVIELDICMGSALRSIEVNLTDRSAFQYPLLIGSEALKRFDALVDPSLKYAAGKPACATDAHTAE, from the coding sequence ATGAGACTCAAGCCCTTCCCCACCTTTCTTTATTTCTTGTTCCTGCCCGGTGTCGCCGCCGCGGGGGAAAAAACCGTGTACGGCCTCAACGAGTACGCCTCGCTGAACGGCATTGACCTGGAAGTCGCCGCCAAACTCGACACCGGGGCAAAAACCGCGTCCTTGAGTGCTCGCGACATCAAACGTTTCAAACGCAATGGCGAATCCTGGGTGCGCTTTTATCTGGCGATCGATGCCGCGCACTCGCACCCGATCGAACGGCCACTGGCCCGGGTCAGCAAAATCAAGCGCCGGGCCGGTGACTACGACCCGGAAGAAGGCAAGAAGTACACGGCCCGCCCGGTGATCGAGCTGGATATCTGCATGGGTTCGGCGTTGCGCAGCATCGAAGTGAACCTGACCGACCGCAGCGCCTTCCAATACCCGCTCCTGATCGGCTCCGAAGCCCTCAAACGCTTCGATGCGCTGGTCGACCCCAGTCTTAAATACGCTGCTGGCAAACCCGCCTGCGCCACCGACGCTCATACCGCAGAGTAA
- a CDS encoding GntR family transcriptional regulator, with product MDQLDPPVIAQDDSETLSENVFRRIQAAIVKGEIAPGSKISEPELARTYGISRGPLREAIHRLEGQRLLVRIPHVGARVVSLSHAELLELYEIRESLEGMACRLAAERMTLEEIDELRRVLETHERDAAFQAGVGYYQQEGDFDFHYRIIQGSGNRTLTQMLCGELYQLVRMYRIQFSTTPNRPRQAFAEHHRILDAIADRDGELAELLMRRHIGASKRNIARHYQDGATKTATERGES from the coding sequence CTGGATCAACTCGATCCCCCGGTCATTGCGCAGGATGATTCGGAAACACTTTCCGAGAACGTCTTCCGGCGCATCCAGGCGGCCATCGTCAAGGGCGAGATCGCCCCGGGCAGCAAGATCTCCGAGCCGGAGCTGGCCCGCACCTATGGCATCAGCCGCGGACCGTTGCGCGAAGCAATCCACCGTCTCGAAGGCCAGCGCTTGCTGGTGCGCATACCGCACGTCGGGGCGCGCGTCGTTTCCCTGAGCCACGCCGAGTTGCTGGAACTCTACGAAATCCGCGAATCCCTGGAAGGCATGGCGTGTCGCCTGGCCGCCGAGCGCATGACCCTCGAAGAAATCGACGAACTGCGCCGGGTCCTTGAAACCCATGAGCGCGATGCGGCATTCCAGGCCGGTGTCGGTTACTACCAGCAGGAAGGCGATTTCGACTTTCACTACCGGATCATCCAGGGCAGCGGTAACCGCACCCTGACCCAGATGCTCTGCGGCGAGCTGTATCAACTGGTGCGCATGTACCGCATCCAGTTTTCCACCACACCCAATCGCCCGCGCCAGGCTTTTGCCGAGCACCACCGGATTCTCGACGCCATCGCCGACCGTGACGGTGAGCTGGCCGAGTTGTTGATGCGCCGTCACATTGGCGCCTCCAAACGCAATATCGCCCGTCACTACCAGGACGGCGCCACTAAGACAGCCACTGAACGAGGTGAGTCATGA
- the pabB gene encoding aminodeoxychorismate synthase component I codes for MLTCSVHPLPYRTNPADYFAAIRHAPGAVLLDSGRPSADRGRFDLLSAWPLEQLAVLAEESGADFLQRLRDNLTQLGEASVPDELPFAGGLIGYLSYDFGRHLENLPSQARDDLHLPDARFGLYGWALISDHQRMTSQLVFHPTLADDERQRLITLFAQPEVDAVEPFKLNSPMHADLSAGQYRQALERIQQYIQAGDCYQVNFAQRFRAPCEGDPWAAYCALRAACPTPFSGFQSLPDGGAVLSLSPERFVKVSERQVETRPIKGTRPRGLTPAEDAANAAELLASPKDRAENLMIVDLLRNDLGRTCRIGSVRVPELFSLESYPNVHHLVSSVTGELADDKDALDLIAGSFPGGSITGAPKIRAMQIIDELEPTRRGLYCGSLVYLDVRGEMDSSIAIRSLLVKDGQVCCWGGGGIVADSEWQAEYQESITKVKVLLDTLQGL; via the coding sequence ATGTTGACTTGTTCCGTACACCCGCTCCCCTATCGCACCAACCCCGCCGACTACTTCGCGGCGATTCGTCATGCCCCCGGCGCCGTGCTGCTCGACAGTGGCCGCCCAAGTGCCGATCGCGGGCGCTTTGACTTGCTCAGCGCATGGCCGCTGGAGCAGTTGGCCGTGCTCGCGGAGGAAAGCGGTGCCGATTTCCTGCAACGCCTTCGGGACAATCTGACACAACTGGGCGAAGCGTCCGTCCCGGATGAGTTGCCCTTCGCCGGCGGCCTGATCGGTTACCTGAGTTACGACTTCGGCCGTCATCTGGAAAACCTGCCGAGCCAGGCCCGGGACGACCTGCATCTGCCGGATGCGCGTTTCGGTTTGTATGGCTGGGCGTTGATCAGCGATCACCAGCGGATGACCAGTCAGTTAGTGTTCCACCCGACGCTGGCCGATGACGAGCGGCAACGCCTGATCACGCTGTTCGCTCAGCCTGAGGTTGATGCAGTCGAGCCGTTCAAACTGAACAGCCCAATGCATGCCGACCTCAGCGCCGGCCAATATCGCCAGGCCCTTGAGCGGATCCAGCAGTACATTCAGGCCGGTGACTGCTATCAGGTCAATTTCGCCCAGCGCTTTCGCGCGCCATGCGAGGGCGATCCATGGGCCGCCTATTGTGCGCTGCGTGCGGCTTGCCCGACGCCGTTTTCCGGGTTCCAGAGCCTGCCCGATGGTGGCGCAGTGCTGAGTTTGTCACCGGAACGCTTCGTCAAAGTCAGTGAGCGCCAAGTCGAAACCCGTCCAATCAAAGGCACCCGCCCTCGCGGCCTGACCCCGGCCGAAGACGCCGCGAATGCCGCCGAACTGCTGGCCAGCCCCAAGGACCGCGCGGAAAACCTGATGATCGTCGACCTGCTGCGCAACGACCTCGGTCGCACCTGCCGCATCGGTTCGGTGCGGGTGCCGGAGTTGTTCAGCCTGGAAAGTTATCCGAACGTGCATCACCTGGTGAGCAGCGTCACCGGTGAATTGGCGGATGACAAAGATGCCTTGGACCTGATCGCCGGCAGTTTCCCGGGCGGCTCGATTACCGGTGCGCCGAAAATCCGCGCGATGCAGATCATTGATGAACTGGAACCGACCCGTCGTGGTTTGTACTGCGGCTCGTTGGTGTACCTGGACGTGCGCGGCGAGATGGACAGCTCCATCGCAATTCGCAGTCTGCTGGTCAAGGATGGGCAGGTGTGTTGCTGGGGTGGTGGCGGGATTGTTGCGGATTCGGAATGGCAGGCCGAGTATCAGGAATCGATTACCAAGGTGAAGGTGTTGCTGGATACGCTGCAAGGCCTTTAA
- a CDS encoding alpha-L-glutamate ligase-like protein, with amino-acid sequence MFGFWKTWKALEARGIMGINRRNADYVLKYNKRSLYPIVDDKIITKERAIAAGINVPELYGIISTEKEIDNLDKIIGGRSDFVIKPAQGAGGDGIIVVADRFEGRYRTVSGKIISHEEIEHHASSILTGLYSLGGHRDRALIEYRVTPDQIFKSISYEGVPDIRIIVLMGYPVMAMLRLPTRQSGGKANLHQGAIGVGVDLATGLTLRGTWLNNIITKHPDTTNAVDGVQLPYWDGFMKLAAGCYELCGLGYIGVDMVLDQEKGPLILELNARPGLNIQIANDCGLTLRTHAVEARLEELKARGVIETVQERVEFVQEMFGHIPPVEG; translated from the coding sequence ATGTTCGGTTTCTGGAAGACCTGGAAGGCCCTGGAAGCCCGGGGCATCATGGGGATCAATCGGCGCAACGCGGACTACGTGCTCAAGTACAACAAGCGCAGCCTGTACCCGATTGTCGATGACAAGATCATCACCAAGGAACGCGCGATTGCCGCCGGCATTAACGTGCCGGAGTTGTACGGGATCATTTCCACCGAGAAGGAAATCGACAACCTCGACAAGATCATTGGCGGGCGCAGCGACTTCGTGATCAAACCAGCCCAGGGCGCGGGCGGTGACGGCATTATTGTGGTGGCCGACCGTTTCGAGGGCCGTTATCGCACGGTGTCCGGCAAGATCATCAGCCATGAGGAAATCGAGCACCATGCCTCCAGTATCCTCACGGGCCTGTATTCCCTGGGTGGCCACCGGGATCGCGCGCTGATCGAATACCGCGTGACGCCGGACCAGATCTTCAAGAGCATCAGCTACGAAGGCGTGCCGGATATCCGCATCATCGTGTTAATGGGTTATCCGGTCATGGCCATGTTGCGCCTGCCGACCCGCCAGTCCGGCGGCAAGGCCAACCTGCACCAAGGCGCGATTGGCGTCGGTGTGGACCTGGCCACCGGCCTGACCCTGCGCGGCACCTGGCTGAACAACATCATCACCAAACACCCGGACACCACCAACGCGGTGGATGGCGTGCAACTGCCCTACTGGGACGGTTTCATGAAACTCGCCGCAGGCTGCTATGAGTTGTGCGGCCTGGGTTATATCGGCGTGGACATGGTGCTCGACCAGGAGAAAGGTCCGCTGATTCTTGAACTGAACGCCCGGCCTGGGTTGAACATCCAGATTGCCAATGATTGTGGGCTGACGTTGCGTACCCATGCGGTCGAGGCGCGGCTGGAAGAGTTGAAGGCTCGCGGAGTGATCGAGACCGTGCAGGAGCGGGTGGAGTTTGTTCAGGAGATGTTTGGGCATATTCCGCCGGTTGAGGGTTGA
- a CDS encoding phosphoadenylyl-sulfate reductase — MSPSFDVVELATTYANKSAQDILKLAFAEFGDDLWISFSGAEDVVLVDMAWKLNKNVKVFSLDTGRLHPETYRFIDQVREHYKIDIELVSPDYTKLEPFVKEKGLFSFYKDGHGECCGIRKIEPLRRKLSDVPAWATGQRRDQSPGTRSAVAVLEIDTAFSTPERTLYKFNPLAQMTSEEVWGYIRMLELPYNSLHERGFISIGCEPCTRPVLPNQHEREGRWWWEEATQKECGLHAGNIISKSKA; from the coding sequence ATGAGCCCATCGTTCGATGTCGTGGAACTCGCCACGACCTATGCCAACAAATCCGCCCAGGACATCCTGAAACTCGCGTTCGCCGAGTTTGGCGATGACCTGTGGATATCTTTCAGCGGCGCCGAGGACGTGGTGCTGGTGGACATGGCCTGGAAGCTGAACAAGAACGTCAAGGTGTTCAGCCTCGACACTGGCCGCTTGCACCCCGAGACCTACCGTTTCATCGATCAGGTGCGCGAGCACTACAAGATCGACATTGAGCTGGTGTCGCCGGACTACACGAAACTTGAACCGTTCGTGAAGGAAAAAGGCCTGTTCAGTTTCTACAAGGACGGCCATGGCGAATGCTGCGGTATCCGCAAGATCGAGCCGCTGCGGCGCAAACTGTCCGACGTCCCCGCATGGGCCACCGGCCAGCGCCGCGACCAGAGCCCGGGCACCCGCAGCGCCGTTGCCGTGCTGGAAATCGACACCGCGTTCTCCACCCCGGAGCGCACGCTGTACAAGTTCAACCCGCTGGCGCAGATGACCAGCGAAGAGGTCTGGGGTTACATCCGCATGCTGGAGCTGCCTTACAACAGCCTGCACGAACGTGGCTTCATCAGCATCGGCTGCGAGCCGTGCACCCGTCCGGTGTTACCGAACCAGCATGAGCGTGAAGGCCGCTGGTGGTGGGAAGAAGCGACGCAGAAAGAATGCGGGTTGCATGCGGGCAACATCATTAGCAAATCCAAGGCATAA
- a CDS encoding inactive transglutaminase family protein — protein MRSINLHLKILIAILVVLGISVTAYQIFVLGIPVTEDATDDLWNIDAKVEFVASAKDPVKIQMFVPPLSRDYVSLNESFISNNYGVAVNRVDGNRKVTWSARRAKGNQTLYYRLVLTKRYSGEKSKIKGPTFRDSIAVEGAEKVAAEALLAPIRQHSADVETFVGEAIKRVNNLNDDNVKLLLGGDPSTANKARIVELVLSIAHVPVEKVHTIRLVADQPQTPELWLRSFNGTDWLYFNPETGEQGMPTDRLLWWTGDENLITVDGGKKANVTFSLNNSEMNAIRLAKLTDENTDANFLEYSLYGLPLQTQQTFMIMVMIPIGVLVILILRNLIGLQTLGTFTPVLIALAFRETQLGFGIVLFTIITALGLSLRSYLEHLKLQMLPRLSVVLTFVVVLIAAISLFSHKLGLERGLSVALFPMVILTMTIERLSITWEERGAGHALKVAIGTLFAASLAHLIMSVPELVYFVFTFPAILLILVGFMLAMGRYRGYRLTELVRFKAFLKADS, from the coding sequence ATGCGCTCTATTAACCTCCACCTGAAAATCCTGATCGCCATTCTGGTGGTGCTGGGCATTTCAGTTACGGCCTACCAGATCTTCGTGCTCGGGATTCCCGTCACCGAAGACGCCACGGACGACTTGTGGAACATCGACGCCAAGGTCGAGTTCGTCGCCAGTGCCAAGGACCCGGTCAAGATCCAGATGTTCGTGCCGCCCCTGAGCCGCGACTATGTGAGCCTGAACGAAAGCTTCATCTCCAATAACTACGGCGTGGCCGTGAACCGGGTCGATGGCAACCGCAAAGTCACCTGGTCGGCGCGTCGGGCCAAAGGTAACCAGACGCTTTATTACCGCTTGGTGCTGACCAAGCGCTACAGCGGCGAAAAATCCAAGATCAAAGGCCCGACGTTCCGCGACAGCATCGCCGTCGAAGGCGCGGAAAAAGTCGCTGCCGAAGCCCTGCTCGCGCCGATCCGCCAACACTCGGCCGACGTCGAAACCTTCGTCGGCGAAGCGATCAAGCGTGTCAACAATCTCAACGACGACAACGTGAAGCTGCTGCTCGGCGGCGATCCGTCCACCGCGAACAAGGCCCGGATCGTCGAGCTGGTCCTGTCCATCGCCCACGTGCCGGTGGAGAAGGTCCACACCATCCGTCTGGTGGCCGACCAACCGCAAACCCCTGAACTGTGGCTGCGCAGCTTCAATGGCACCGACTGGCTGTACTTCAACCCGGAAACCGGCGAACAGGGCATGCCGACCGACCGCCTGCTGTGGTGGACCGGCGACGAAAACCTGATCACCGTCGATGGCGGCAAGAAAGCCAACGTCACCTTCAGTCTGAACAACAGCGAAATGAACGCCATTCGCCTGGCCAAGCTGACCGACGAAAACACCGACGCCAACTTCCTCGAATACTCGCTGTACGGCCTGCCGCTGCAAACCCAGCAGACCTTCATGATCATGGTGATGATCCCGATTGGCGTGCTGGTGATCCTGATCCTGCGCAACCTGATCGGCCTGCAGACCCTCGGCACCTTTACTCCGGTGCTGATCGCCCTGGCCTTCCGCGAGACGCAACTGGGCTTCGGGATTGTGCTGTTTACCATCATCACCGCGTTGGGGCTGTCGCTGCGTTCCTACCTTGAACACTTGAAGCTGCAAATGCTGCCAAGGCTTTCGGTGGTGCTGACCTTTGTCGTGGTGCTGATCGCGGCAATCAGCTTGTTCAGCCACAAACTCGGCCTGGAGCGCGGGTTGTCGGTGGCGCTGTTCCCGATGGTGATTCTGACCATGACCATCGAACGCCTGTCGATCACCTGGGAAGAACGCGGTGCCGGGCACGCCTTGAAAGTGGCGATTGGTACGCTGTTCGCCGCGTCGCTGGCGCACCTGATCATGAGCGTGCCGGAACTGGTCTACTTCGTGTTCACCTTCCCGGCGATCCTGTTGATCCTGGTGGGTTTCATGCTGGCCATGGGTCGCTATCGCGGCTACCGCCTGACCGAGCTGGTCCGCTTCAAAGCGTTCCTCAAGGCTGACTCGTAA
- a CDS encoding NCS1 family nucleobase:cation symporter-1 translates to MRTSLSNNNIALDLPSSQPALNVHDQPLQTPVVLSSRLHNKDLAPTKAEGRRWGRYSIFALWTNDVHNIANYSFAIGLYALGLGGWQILLSLGIGAALVYFFMNLSGYMGQKTGVPFPVISRISFGIHGAQIPALIRAVIAIAWFGIQTYLASVVFRVLLTAVHPGFADYDHDSILGLSTLGWICFVAIWFVQLAILAYGMEMVRRYEAFAGPVILLTVASLAGWMYFQADATIAWSIREPLTGGEMWRNIFAGGALWLSIYGTLILNFCDFARSSPCRKTIKVGNFWGLPVNILVFASITVLLCGAQFQINGRIIESPTEIIASIPNTFFLVLGCLAFLIVTVAVNIMANFVAPAFVLSNLAPKYLTFRRAGLISATIAVLILPWNLYNSPLVIVYFLSGLGALLGPLYGVIMVDYWLVRKGQINVPQLYSEDPNGAYYYSRGVNLRAVAAFIPAALIAIVLALMPGFHLVSPFSWLIGAGIAGMLYLIIAKRQPHYDDVSGESIAVDNVSH, encoded by the coding sequence ATGCGTACTAGCCTATCCAATAACAACATCGCGCTGGATCTGCCCTCCTCTCAACCTGCCCTCAATGTTCACGATCAGCCCCTTCAAACGCCGGTGGTACTCAGCTCGCGTCTGCACAACAAAGACCTGGCGCCGACCAAGGCTGAAGGCCGGCGTTGGGGGCGCTATAGCATCTTCGCCCTGTGGACCAACGACGTTCACAACATCGCCAACTACTCGTTCGCCATCGGCCTGTATGCCCTGGGTCTGGGCGGCTGGCAGATTTTGTTGTCGCTGGGAATCGGCGCGGCGCTGGTGTATTTCTTCATGAACCTCTCCGGCTACATGGGCCAGAAAACCGGGGTGCCGTTCCCGGTGATCAGCCGGATCAGTTTCGGCATCCACGGGGCGCAAATTCCTGCACTGATCCGCGCCGTTATCGCCATCGCCTGGTTCGGAATTCAGACGTACCTTGCCTCGGTGGTCTTTCGCGTATTGCTGACGGCGGTGCACCCCGGCTTCGCCGATTACGACCACGACTCGATCCTCGGCCTGTCGACTCTGGGCTGGATCTGTTTCGTGGCGATCTGGTTCGTGCAGTTGGCGATCCTGGCATATGGCATGGAAATGGTGCGGCGCTACGAGGCATTTGCCGGGCCGGTGATCCTGCTGACCGTCGCGTCCCTCGCCGGATGGATGTACTTCCAGGCCGATGCGACCATCGCATGGTCGATCCGCGAACCGCTGACCGGTGGTGAGATGTGGCGCAATATCTTCGCCGGTGGTGCGTTGTGGCTGTCGATCTACGGCACGCTGATTCTCAACTTCTGCGACTTCGCCCGTTCCTCGCCGTGCCGCAAAACCATCAAGGTCGGAAATTTCTGGGGCCTGCCGGTAAATATTCTGGTGTTCGCCAGCATCACCGTCCTGCTTTGCGGTGCGCAATTTCAGATCAATGGCCGGATCATTGAAAGCCCGACAGAAATCATCGCCTCAATTCCCAACACCTTCTTCCTGGTGCTCGGTTGCCTGGCCTTCCTGATCGTCACCGTGGCGGTGAACATCATGGCCAACTTCGTCGCCCCGGCCTTCGTGCTCAGCAACCTGGCGCCGAAATACCTGACCTTCCGCCGCGCCGGATTGATCAGCGCGACCATCGCCGTGCTGATCCTGCCGTGGAACCTCTACAACAGCCCATTAGTGATCGTGTATTTCCTGTCCGGCCTCGGCGCCCTGCTCGGCCCGTTGTATGGAGTGATCATGGTCGACTACTGGCTTGTACGAAAAGGTCAGATCAACGTGCCGCAGTTGTACAGCGAAGACCCCAACGGCGCTTATTACTACAGCCGTGGCGTCAATCTCCGCGCCGTGGCGGCGTTCATTCCTGCAGCCTTGATCGCCATCGTCCTGGCGCTGATGCCGGGTTTCCATCTCGTATCGCCGTTCTCCTGGCTGATTGGCGCCGGGATTGCAGGGATGCTCTACCTGATCATCGCCAAACGGCAGCCGCATTACGACGATGTCAGCGGTGAAAGCATCGCGGTCGATAACGTCAGCCATTAA